CTCtcccctatcagcgttacgtaataataaaaatgagcCCTGTTACCTTGGTGCTTGTCCTGTACGGTGATCGAATCTTGTTCGTTTGACGTTAGCGGAAGAATACAGTGAGTCTTCATCGCGTcggtttatttattaattaccaATCATTCTCCCGGTGTCAATTGCGATACCCTGCGATTAGGAAGTAAAAGTAATTTTACTTAATCGTTATGGCAGGGCGAAAGTCAAGTGATAATAGCGCTTCTTCACAGCGCACAAGAGTTATCAGCCGCGCACAGTGCTTCATTAGTGCTCAATGTTATTTAATACAAAGCGGCCGCAAATCACGGCGGAAAGCATCGTAAATCGGCTGTATTTACGCGCTTAAGTatgaacaaaaataacatCCCTGCTGAGATGAATGTCCATTTTGTTTGGGAATTCCCCGAGATAAGCGAATGAGCACATGCGAGCCGCAGAGGTTCAAGTCGATCGTCGGGCAGAATGCGGTCTCAGTTCTATTTTGTATCAGCAGCGCACAGGACGTGCCGATCCGTGGGACAGTATGGCGTGGTACGTgcgaatggtggtggtgatgataaCCTTCTTCGGTGCCAGTTGCGGGTAGGTGTGTCACGGTTGCGGAATGGTTTTGTGCATagtgttgatgttgctgtgTATGTCGAATTTCCAGCGTGCTGGTGGTGGGTCCGAAATTTGTACGCTCCAACCAAGAGTTCACCGTGGTAATCAGCAACTTCGAACAGGCAACTAGCAAGGTAGATCTAATGCTGCGGCTCGAAGGCCAGACCGGAAACGGAATTGGCGGTTTTACCATCCCGAAGATAGTTGATGTGCGCCGCAAGATGAATCGATTCGTTACCTTCAATGTGAGATTGATGTGTTCTTGTTGAACCTCTGGCAATTGTTGTGTCTAACGAAACTGTGTCTCCTTCAGATTCCAGCCATCTCATCTGGTACAAACATTAAGCTGACGATCGATGGTATTCATGGGTTGAGCCTTCACCTGGAAGAGAGCCTTGTGTTTCTCAATAAGTCCCTATCTGGTCTGATACAGATCGATAAGCCCGTGTACAAACCGGGCGATACGGTAAAATTTCGTGTGATTGTGTTGGACACTGAGCTGAAGCCTCCTGCACGGGTAAAAGCAATCAGCGTTACAATCCGTGATCCGAACGATATTGTGATGCGCAAATGGTCCTCAGTGGTACTGTTCGCCGGTGTGTTCGAGAATGATCTACAACTCGCGCCATCAGCAATGTTTGGAATGTGGAGCATCTTGGCAGAGGTGGACGGAGAAGAACTCGCATCAAAAATGTTCGAGGTGAAGGAGTACGTGTTGTCCTCGTTTGACGTGGACGTGATACCGTCCACCATTCCACTGATGGAGCATGGGAGCCTGCATCTTACGATAACGGCTAATTATCACTTCGGCAAACCAGTGAAAGGGCTGGCAAAGGTGGAGTTGTATTTGGAGGATGACAGGTTGGATCAAAAGAAAGAGCTCGAAATGTTCGGGATGGGACAGGTGGAGCTCCGTTTCAATGAAGAGCTGGACCCGAACCAGGAGCATCATCAGAACGTATTTGTGAAAACGACCTTCGTCGAGAAGTATACTGGTAAAACTAACCGCTGGGCGCTTTCGAGTTTTATGTACAAATTAAATCCAAATCCATTTTAGGTCACACTgtaacgaaagagaaaactATCACTATTTATAAGCATCCGTATCGAGTAACGTTGTTAAAGGATAGTGAACAGTTTAGTCCAGGATTTCGTTTCGAGTGCGTTCTGAAGGTGAGCTACCACGATCGTACACCAGCAAGGAATGTTCGTATGTTGGTGCAGGTAGATGGTGAGGCAGTAGATCAGGAGCGAATGTATACTACCGATCGAGAAGGCGCAATCAAACTGGAACTGCAACCATCCGAGTCCACcgaagaaatggaaataacGGTAAGAAGGCTATTAGCTTTGGGTAGAAGCTTCACTATTCTTGTCACAAATATTACTTTATTCgctatattatttattattttatttctacaGCTGAGTGAAACAAACAGTAGGATCATTTTCCAAGATCAAATATACAGAACAGAAACAAGTAGCAATACGTTCATAAAACTAGAACTAAAATCAGAGCAAGTATTAGAAATTCTTCCACCAATCGCCTACAGTAGTTTATTAACACATTTTGTACGTTCCTATTgcagaattaaattaaaccgAATAATTAGACTGTTGGTGACGTGCAACGAGCTTATGacatttttcgtgttttacGTAGTGTCCAAAGGTACCATCCAGGATGCGGGCATCATTCACCCGCACAGGAAGAAAAAGGAGCACTTGAAAATTGTTGCAACGGAGAAAATGATaccgaaggcgaaaattttggTTGCCACCGTGTCGAATAACACTGTTATTTGGGATTCGTTGGATTTAGATTTGAAGCAGTTGGGCAACAATGTGCGTAAACGGTGGTAAAGGTACACTCGAAATTATGTTAcgtttttgcattgaaatttCCTTTCAGCTGCAACTATTTACAGACGAAACCGAGGTAAAACCTGGCAGCGAGATCAACCTTCAGCTGAAAGGACGGCCCGGAGCGTACGTTGCGCTTGCTGCATACGACAAGGGTCTGCTGCAGTTCTCCAGCAAGCACGATCTGTTCTGGGAGGATGTAATGCAGTTGTTTGACAATTTCCATGCCGTGAATAAGAACGAGTTTAATGTGTTTCATGTAAGTTACACGATCGTCTACTATGACCAAGGCGTTACGTCACAAGTAATGGTCGTTACTTCCAGAGTATGGGCCTGTTTGTAAAACTGTCTGGTGAAACTAAACTAGAACCAATGGGTGCTAAAACAGAACGCTTTGGAAGTCCTTTCGTACCATTCTCGAATCTTGTCCATTACCGGACAAACTTTCTAGAATCGTGGCTATGGCAGAATATGACCATCAGAAGAGACGGGATGCTCAAGTTCAGTGAGGTTGTGCCAGATACGACCACCTCCTGGTACTTGACGGCATTCTCCATTGATCCGGTGCACGGCTTTGGTATTATTAAAAAGCCTATCCAGTTTACAACGGCTCAACCGTTCTACATCGTGGAGAATCTACCGTACTCCATCAAGCGAGACGAAACGGCCGTGTTGCAGTTTACTTTGTTCAACAATCTTGGAGCAGAGTACGTCGCGGAGGTGACACTGTACAATGTGGCCAATCAGACGGAATTCATAGGGCGACCGGTGGAAGGTGAGTATCGTAGATCGCTCTCAGTGTTTCCATTCAGTGCATTTGAGTTTCATGGTTGCAGATCTAAGCTACTCCAAAACCGTGAGCGTTCCTTCGAAAGCTGGTGCACCGGTGTCATTTCTGGTAAAGGCACGAAAGCTCGGAGAGATGACTGTGCGGGTAAAAGCAACGATCATGGCCGGACGGGAAGCGGACGCAGTAGAGAAGGTGATCCGAGTAATGCCGGAAAATATTATCGTAAGCAGTTCTGTACCGCGCGTATTCAACCTGGCCAAATATGGCAGTGAAGAGTACAAAATCTCGTTGGATATACTGAAACAAGTAAACTTCAGAACAATCAAACTGGAATTCGTTTTATCGCGTAAGTATGGTAAACAATCTGTAGCTGTACCTTTGGTCATTATGCTTCCACCGTTGTAGCGAACCTGCTAACTCCAGTCGTACACAATCTGGACAACCTGCTCACCGTTCCTACCGCGTCGGGTGCAACCAGTATGATCAACTTCATTCCAAACCTGGTAGTACTCGAATACCTGCATGCAGTCGGGTCCGCCGAAACGGTTCTGATTAACAAAGCTACGGCGTTgttgagaaatggctaccagtTCGAGATGCAGTACCGTCAGCCAGATGGTTCATTCGGTAACTGGCGCAAGTCGACGGGAAGTATCTTCGTTACCGCTTTGGTGGGACAATCCATGCAAACTGCCTCGAAGTATATATTGGAGGTGGATTTGACCATGGTCGATCAGCTGTTCGATTGGCTTGCATCGAAACAGCACAGTTCCGGACGGTTCGAAGAGATAGCTCCGATTACGTACCACAGTTTGCAGGATGGATCGCGCAACGGAATAGCGCTGACGGCGTTCGTGATGATTGCATTATTGGAAAATGCTGCTGCCACGCAAAAACACCAGGACGTCGTACGAAGGGGTATACAGCACATCGTGAACCATTTGCCGAACATTACCGATGTATACGATCTTTCACTAGCCACGTACGCGCTGATGTTGAATGGTCACAGCCAAAAGCGGACGGCAATCGATTTGTTAATAGAAAAGTCACAACCTGTTCAAGGTTCTGACGGTAAGCAGCGATACTGGCCGCGAGACACGGCTGCGATTGAGACGGCCGCGTACGGATTGCTGAGCTTAGTGCACGATAAACGGTACCTGGACGGAATCAGTGTGATGCAATGGTTGGTAAACCAACGCGAAGCAACCGGTAGCTTCCCTCACACACAGGACACCTTTGTCGGGCTGAAAGCAATTTCCATGCTGGCGGCTGCGGTCTCACCCAGCAAGAACGACTACACCGTCTCCGTTCAGCACGGGAGGACACGAAAGGTGTACAAAATGGCTTCGATGGAGGTAAACCGCCAGTTTCGGGACGAGCTAACAGGCGAGAGCAAAACGGTGACAGTGGGTGTGCATGGTCGGGGTTTTGGATTGTTCGAGATCAAGTACCGGTACGGCATTGATGTGAGATACGTCAACAAACAGTTCAGCCTGCGTTTAGAGCCGCATTTTAGCAACGCTAATCACGTGCTACAGTTGAAAGTGTGTACCAACTTCACACCGGAATTGACACATTCGCGCTCCAATTTGGCACAGGTGGAGGTGAACTTTCCCAGCGGATACATCGTCGATAGAGATTCCATGGTGGACATCACCCGACGGAACCCTGTCAAGGTATTCTGGATGAAGATTATtttgctaaacaaaaaaatcagaaTCAGAAACAAATTGGTTTCTTTCTCCACAGAATGTCGAATTTCACTACGGTTATACGTCGATGGTGGTATACTACTATAGTTTAGGACCGGAAGATAACTGCTTTATGGTGACTGCAGAAAGATTGTTCAGGGTAGCATTTCAACGGCCCGCTTATGTTCTCGTGCATGATAGCTACCATAATCGTAAGTAGTATGCGTAAAGCTGGAAAGTAACCCTATTATTAATGCTTTTCCTATCGTTAACAGCGTTCAGAGCAATAAAAGCTTACGAGGCCCCGCAAGACAGATGTGTTGATTGCCATTAAGAGCCATCTGGTAAGCATCTATGATGCACGGATAATGAGTGAACCGGGTTAAATTGCACCCGAATAATCGGCGCTTCGCAAAATCTACTGCAAAATTTGACAACTGTGGACCCGTTCCCCTCtgataaaacaatttaacaacCCTGAACGTCAGGGAAGTAGCGGTTAGTTCCTGTAGAGGGCGCTAGCGATTGAGCTCACGATCGACATCGACAAGGGGTTCCGAGGCGaagggtttctttttctttcgaaTTCACAAAAGTAAGCGGGTTTAAAATTGTAACTGGTTTGAGGAAAAATCCATGAGTAGTTAAAATTGTGCCTAAAATATCATCTGAAGTTAATTTCCGAGTCTGTTTTCAGAAGACACTATAATCCATCCTTTTGGGTGATTTTCTAACGTTCTAATTTGGTTTATGGCTATGTCCTTGTTGTACTAGCAGTTTCGTCGGTTaagttattaaatttaacCAATGGGACTACATCCGCAAGTGCTCCTTACAAGCAAATCAAATTGGATGTGTTCAAGCTAATTAAAATTGCAACGTCCGAAACATCCGACAGATCTTCAAAGtatcattaaaatcaactattttagCTGGTATGCTGACTTTAAACAAGGTTATACACGTTCTAGTTGTCGATGATCGATCATTGTTCCGAGAATAAGCGtgaatgaataaaattgaAGTTCTATAATGTTTTTATAGTTTTGAACAACTTGGTGAGCTAAACTGGGATCCGAATTTACTCAAACGCACGATGATTCTTGGACGGCTCGGAGTTCATCATGGGTGATACTTCTTGTATGTGTCGATATGTGACAATGACTGTAAACCGACTTCTGAGTGGAAATCAGAAGATGTGAAAAACGGATATTTGATCTTTGGATTATTAATAAAGTATATAGGTGGCaaggaatttgtttaaaaatcccAGCAACATGTAACAAATTGTAatgctggtactaaaccgtTAAACCTTCAGAATTAGATGTTCCCAAATGAAAAAATTATCCCGATGGCGTTGGAGGAGTAAGTCGTCAGGGAAGGAAGAGAATgacaaaaataatttgaaatctTCCGGAAACATGAGGAAACAACCTGCTGATCGAATGGAACAGATATAATTTACAAACAGGTGGTTTATGACACAATCTCACCTAGTGAGCAAAAAAGAAGCTCATTACTCACTTACCTATTCAACTGTGGATTTCACTCAATGAAAAATGAGGTAGTTGGTCACAACGCTAGTTACAACGTTTCAAGACAGACATGGGTATTTCATCATTACCAGGACAATAGGACGATTTCAGACGTGAATTAGAAGATAGGATAATAGACTCACTGAATGTTATCGAGTTAATATCGAACTGATCGGCCAAGGTATATGTTAGAGCATCTGTTGTGGAAGTAGATAATACTAGAGATGAGTTGATCCGACCATTTGCCGGATCGGATCAATCCGGTATGCTCCGGGGCCAATATGCTATTCCATGCACATTAAAGTTTTATATTACTATGGGCTGATCCGCACTCAAACAATCCGGACCTACCGGAATCATTCTCACTAGAGTAACTtcggctgctccggatcttcatacaaaagccgaACTTAAAACAGccggacctagtggaattattctcactatgaAAACTCCGGCTGATCCGGAATGTCGAATCTATCaggtgtgtgtttctttgtttcgttttgcgaaataataataatatttctttaatttataatattttactttgacttgtataatgaataattttatctttttttttattttattattaatatcttgaataattttactttgactgttgttattgtattttatttacttgttGTTAATTACCgattttattaatgttttatatgcAAATTTAGCGAATTTTGCGGGGGGTTTAGtagaatatttaataattatttttaagcgCAAAAGTTTCCATGtaattccaaaactggtagggTTCTGATGTATTTGTTATGGAATTATTAgcaaaattgaacgaatttgaGTTCGCGATactattttaaacaattttttcttaGGTTCATTAACTATTTTTGTATTGTTAAGTATGTTTGCATAGATAACTTTGGCAGTATGTGACATCCAGCAGTTTTCTTCGTGGTTTATGTTATAAATCAatctttaaatcaactttCTAAGACTAGTCGTCCTATATTGAATGTTCTTCAGTTTTActtgttgttttaataatagTCCAGTAGTTTCAGTgatttttaaaagttttccattgGTTTTCTTATCGTTGCCACATGTTTTCAATACATTTTATTCCCTTTTTGAATCATATTATAACTCTGATCGGAACCATTTTCACTATAAAAACATTTCCTGGGCTATTATTGAAACCGGATCACTCGGACTCAATCGGAATCACTGttatggatcggatcggactcaGTACTGCATCGGAACGgatcggaatcatgattccggccCGGAGCGCTCATTTCTAATCCTACCTAAAACCTAACATAGGTCTTGCAGAGAGTCTTGCAAAAGCACTGGAAATGGGAGTCTTTAAAAAGGAGGATATGTCTTAAGGAACAAGTGTTTGTTTTGACCAACAGGGTCCAGGGTTAAGCGTCGGGTCATTTTATATTAATCGCGCGGAGGGCCCCGTAAAGTACAGGATACGATGATTAAAGTTTACTGGTTCGCGCGAAAAATAAACGAGAAGTTTGATAGTGAGAAACATAAAACTTTACTAAATCAGATTATGGCGACTGATTATGGTATCGCGTGCAATGCACAGTGACAGTTGAATAGGCATCGGTCAGTTTAAATAATGGCGGGTCAACATCTCAACGTTGATGTGCATGCGAGTTCGCAAAATCCATTCGCAAAATCACGCTTTCCATTGATGAAAGCTCGCGATTTCAGGGCCGAATCATCTCCATTATCGCACTGGAAGAAAATTCGTAGCTGACGTCTACAAAcctcaccaaaagtgagtctTACCATCGGATGTATTAATGTTATACTTTGTTTCAACGCTACATACCCTACACTTTACATACACTTGATAACCTATAAACTTATGATACTGATAACTTACGCTGCATCCATCATCGTTAGCTGTGAGAGAAGCTCACAATCTAGCGAGGATGTGATGAGGTTCCAAAGTTGGGTTTATTTAAGCCACTCACATATTTCAATGGCAGCCATATTTTAAAAAGAGCAACAATAAATGTTATATATCTGCATAATAACCTGCCTTTGTTAACGTTGAAAAGCAGGGGACCAATCCCAGACAGCTAAATATATGTTTCTATTACGTAAGAATTGATATTcaagtttttattattcttaatCTGGTTTAGTTTATTTCAGTCTTCGTTTATGTATTTCATTAAAGCTAGTGTATCTACAAGTCAAGAACATTGTGAAACTTCCAAATTCTTTCTGATTCTGAGAATTGTTTGCGCATAGGAGAAGACAGCATTGTAATTTGCATAAGTATGACTAGCCGAATGTATGAAAAGTATACAGATAGTGTGAAGTTACCTCCGTCCGGTGTGGTTATTGCTTGAGGAATGCTATAAATCAATCGCAAGAAACAGTGCTTGAAGacgagaaaaattaaaatactatCAGCACAGCTTGATGGAAACCGTTGGAATTGGTGTCTTGCGTCaaatattttggaaaaaaGATTCATGCTTATCAGCACTCGAAATTGCTGCAGGTCGTATATTAACCGTAACATTTGGTCTACGGAAATTCCCGCATCATTCGACAGCTTCCATGATAGGGATGCAAGCAGCTCACGATTCAGTTCAACCTTAGACACCATCTGAAGCAGACGCAACTTTGCACAACGCTCGAACAACATGTGGCAGTTCATAAGGTCACGAATACTTACGGTGATAATCTTCATAGGAGCTGCTCACGGGTAGGAATCAAGGCTCTAGTGATTGCAGTGTTCGCTAGTTAACATTGGTTTGTGAATAAATGCCCTGTGGTGCTTCCGTTTCAGAATACTGGTTGTGGGCCCCAAATTCATTCGGGCCAACCAGGATTACACGGTTGTGATCAGTAACTTCAACTCGCACCGGAGCAAAGTGGACCTGATGCTACGGATGGAAGGCCGATCCAATGATGGCAGAAGTGTGCTGAACTTAACGACTACGGTTGATGTGCAACGAAACACGAACGGGAGGATCACTTTCAATGTAAGACGAGCGTAATTCTACAGATAAGTGTGCGGAAGTTGATCGTTTACTCTCTTGCAGATGCCTGCGAACTTATCAGCTGGAATTTACAAAATCATCGTTGACGGGCAACGTGGCTTTAGCTTTCATAAGGAAGCCGAGTTGGTACACCTTAGCAAAACCATAACCGGTTTAATACAGATCGATAAGCCCGTGTACAAACCGGGCGATACGGTAAAATTTCGTGTGATTGTGCTGGACTCTGAGCTGAAGCCTCCTGCACGGGTAAAATCAATTCAGGTGACAATCCGTGATCCTCGGACAAATGAGATCCGAAAGTGGTCGACGGCCAAACTGTACGCTGGAGTGTTCGAGGGTGATCTTCAGATCGCGCCTACTCCAATGCTCGGAATATGGAGCATCTCGGTAAAGTTGGACGGAGAAGAACTCGTATCAAAAACGTTCGAGGTGAAGGAGTACGTGTTGTCCTCTTTTGACGTAGAGGTGATACCGTCCGTCGTTCCTCTGGAGAAGCATCAAGGATTGACTCTGACGATAGATGCTAACTACCACTTTGGCAAACCGGTAAAGGGAATTGCTAAGTTTAAGGTGTACTTGATAAACGGTATCCTGGACCGGGAGAATGTGTTCGAAGTGTATGGGAAGAGGCAGGTGCAGCTACAATTCAAGGATTACTTCCAAATGCAGGAATATCGGCAAGATGTGATCGTAAATACGACATTCATCGAGCATGCTACAAGTAAAGATGTAGTGGATGCGTTTATTTTACTTAAAGGAGTTAATTTTAACTCGTTTTGGTTTTAGATCGCACTGTCGTGAAGCAATCCGACATCACGGTGTACAAATATATGTACAGTGTGGAATTGATTAAGGAAAGTCCACAATTTCGCTCAGGACATCCATTTAAGTGTGCGCTTCAGTTCCGATACCACGATGGAACACCTGCTAAAGGTATCACCGGGAAGGTGGAAGTATTGGAAATTGATTACGAAAAACGTCTCACTAGTGACGACGAAGGTTTGATCAAACTCGAACTAAATCCAAGCGACAATACAACACAGATGGAAGTAGTCGTAAGTAGTTTCGCTTTCTGTGATTCCAACCGTATATTTGTAGCATACTTCAGATTGAACAATTCCtgaattttaattacttttacaGTGCTCTACTGGGGacaatataaatttattaagcGAAATAGTACACAGAGTGGATGTGGTGACGAATGTGTACCTCAAACTGGAATTAAGATCTGCGTAAGTAGCACGTCTTAACAATAGACGATAAAGTGTAAAGTGGTTACGACGTATTTGGCCGATTCTCTGATTTGTTTCGTTCTgttccctttttcttcgcaGAATACAATCAAATAGTATTTTGCAGTTTATGGTTACGTGCAACGAACGCATGTCATTCTTCGTGTACTACATAGTGTCGAAGGGCAATATAATTGATTCCGGTTACATGAGGCTGAACAGTcagaaaaaatttttattaaaattgcaGGCCACACAGGAGATGCTTCCAAAGACGAAACTTATTGTAGCGACTGTAGCGAGCCGTACTGTAGTATACGATGAAATGACCATCGATTTCAAAACACTTCGTAACAATGTAAGTAGAACTGCAACTTTCGAAAACACTGTGTCCTATATCTCTTTTAATGTATAACTaaataaagttcgaattgaACATCGATGAGGCAGAAATTAAACCGGGCGGACAAATTGTACTTCGCATGTCTGGGCGACCAGGAGCGTACGTAGGATTGGCGGCCTACGATAAAGCTTTACTCTACTATAACAACCATCCGAGTCCACcgaagaaatggaaataacGGTAAGAAGGCTATTAGCTTTGGGTAGAAGCTTCACTATTCTTGTCATAAATATTACTTTATTCgctatattatttattattttatttctacaGCTGAGTGAAACAAACAGTGGGATCATTTTCCAAGATCAAATATACAGAACAGAAACAAGTAGCAATACGTTCATAAAACTAGAACTAAAATCAGAGCAAGTATTAGAAATTCTTCCACCAATCGCCTACAGTAGTTTATTAACACATTTTGTACGTTCCTATTgcagaattaaattaaaccgAATAATTAGACTGTTGGTGACGTGCAACGAGCTTATGacatttttcgtgttttacGTAGTGTCCAAAGGTACCATCCAGGATGCGGGCATCATTCACCCGCACAGGAAGAAAAAGGAGCACTTGAAAATTGTTGCAACGGAGAAAATGATaccgaaggcgaaaattttggTTGCCACCGTGTCGAATAACACTGTTATTTGGGATTCGTTGGATTTAGATTTGAAGCAGTTGGGCAACAATGTGCGTAAACGGTGGTAAAGGTACACTCGAAATTATGTTAcgtttttgcattgaaatttCCTTTCAGCTGCAACTATTTACAGACGAAACCGAGGTAAAACCTGGCAGCGAGATCAACCTTCAGCTGAAAGGACGGCCCGGAGCGTACGTTGCGCTTGCTGCATACGACAAGGGTCTGCTGCAGTTCTCCAGCAAGCACGATCTGTTCTGGGAGGATGTAATGCAGTTGTTTGACAATTTCCATGCCGTGAATAAGAACGAGTTTAATGTGTTTCATGTAAGTTACACGCTCGTCTACTATGACCAAGGCGTTACGTCACAAGTAATGGTCGTTACTTCCAGAGTATGGGCCTGTTTGTAAAACTGTCTGGTGAAACTAAACTAGAACCAATGGGTGCTAAAACAGAACGCTTTGGAAGTCCTTTCGTACCATTCTCGAATCTTGTCCATTACCGGACAAACTTTCTAGAATCGTGGCTATGGCAGAATATGACCATCAGAAGAGACGGGATGCTCAAGTTCAGTGAGGTTGTGCCAGATACGACCACCTCCTGGTACTTGACGGCATTCTCCATTGATCCGGTGCACGGCTTTGGTATTATTAAAAAGCCTATCCAGTTTACAACGGCTCAACCGTTCTACATCGTGGAGAATCTACCGTACTCCATCAAGCGAGACGAAACGGCCGTGTTGCAGTTTACTTTGTTCAACAATCTTGAAGCAGAGTACGTCGCGGAGGTGACACTGTACAATGTGGCCAATCAGACGGAATTCATAGGGCGTCCGGTGGAAGGTGAGTATCGTAGATCGCTCTCAGTGTTTCCATTCAGTGCATTTGAGTTTCATGGTTGCAGATCTAAGCTACTCCAAAACCGTGAGCGTTCCTTCGAAAGCTGGTGCACCGGTGTCATTTCTGGTAAAGGCACGAAAGCTCGGAGAGATGACTGTGCGGGTAAAAGCAACGATCATGGCCGGACGGGAAGCGGACGCAGTAGAGAAGGTGATCCGAGTAATGCCGGAAAATATTATCGTAAGCAGTTCTGTACCGCGCGTATTCAACCTTGCCAAATATGGCAGTGCAGAGTACAAAATCTCGTTGGATATACTGAAACAAGCAAACTTCAGAACAATCAAACTGGAATTCGTTTTATCGCGTAAGTATGGTAAACAATCTGTAGCTGTACCTTTGGTCATTATGCTTCCACCGTTGTAGCGAACCTGCTAACTCCAGTCGTACACAATCTGGACAACCTGCTCACCGTTCCTACCGCGTCGGGTGCAACCAGTATGATCAACTTCATTCCAAACCTGGTAGTACTCGAATACCTGCATGCAGTCGGGTCCGCCGAAACGGTTCTGATTAACAAAGCTACGGCGTTgttgagaaatggctaccagtTCGAGATGCAGTACCGTCAGCCAGATGGTTCATTCGGTAACTGGCGCAAGTCGACGGGAAGTATCTTCGTTACCGCTTTGGTGGGACAATCCATGCAAACTGCCTCGAAGTATATATTGGAGGTGGATTTGACCATGGTCGATCAGCTGTTCGATTGGCTTGCATCGAAACAGCACAGTTCCGGACGGTTCGAAGAGATAGCTCCGATTACGTACCACAGTTTGCAGGATGGATCGCGCAACGGAATAGCGCTGACGGCGTTCGTGATGATTGCATTATTGGAAAATGCTGCTGCCACGCAAAA
The Anopheles moucheti chromosome 2, idAnoMoucSN_F20_07, whole genome shotgun sequence genome window above contains:
- the LOC128302698 gene encoding thioester-containing protein 1 allele S3-like, whose product is MWQFIRSRILTVIIFIGAAHGILVVGPKFIRANQDYTVVISNFNSHRSKVDLMLRMEGRSNDGRSVLNLTTTVDVQRNTNGRITFNMPANLSAGIYKIIVDGQRGFSFHKEAELVHLSKTITGLIQIDKPVYKPGDTVKFRVIVLDSELKPPARVKSIQVTIRDPRTNEIRKWSTAKLYAGVFEGDLQIAPTPMLGIWSISVKLDGEELVSKTFEVKEYVLSSFDVEVIPSVVPLEKHQGLTLTIDANYHFGKPVKGIAKFKVYLINGILDRENVFEVYGKRQVQLQFKDYFQMQEYRQDVIVNTTFIEHATNRTVVKQSDITVYKYMYSVELIKESPQFRSGHPFKCALQFRYHDGTPAKGITGKVEVLEIDYEKRLTSDDEGLIKLELNPSDNTTQMEVVCSTGDNINLLSEIVHRVDVVTNVYLKLELRSAIQSNSILQFMVTCNERMSFFVYYIVSKGNIIDSGYMRLNSQKKFLLKLQATQEMLPKTKLIVATVASRTVVYDEMTIDFKTLRNNFELNIDEAEIKPGGQIVLRMSGRPGAYVGLAAYDKGLLQFSSKHDLFWEDVMQLFDNFHAVNKNEFNVFHSMGLFVKLSGETKLEPMGAKTERFGSPFVPFSNLVHYRTNFLESWLWQNMTIRRDGMLKFSEVVPDTTTSWYLTAFSIDPVHGFGIIKKPIQFTTAQPFYIVENLPYSIKRDETAVLQFTLFNNLEAEYVAEVTLYNVANQTEFIGRPVEDLSYSKTVSVPSKAGAPVSFLVKARKLGEMTVRVKATIMAGREADAVEKVIRVMPENIIVSSSVPRVFNLAKYGSAEYKISLDILKQANFRTIKLEFVLSPNLLTPVVHNLDNLLTVPTASGATSMINFIPNLVVLEYLHAVGSAETVLINKATALLRNGYQFEMQYRQPDGSFGNWRKSTGSIFVTALVGQSMQTASKYILEVDLTMVDQLFDWLASKQHSSGRFEEIAPITYHSLQDGSRNGIALTAFVMIALLENAAATQKHQDVVRRGIQHIVNHLPNITDVYDLSLATYALMLNGHSQKRTAIDLLIEKSQPVQGSDGKQRYWPRDTAAIETAAYGLLSLVHDKRYLDGISVMQWLVNQREATGSFPHTQDTFVGLKAISMLAAAVSPSKNDYTVSVQHGRTRKVYKMASMEVNRQFRDELTGEDKTVTVGVHGRGFGLFEIKYRYGIDVRYVNKQFSLRLEPHFSNANHVLQLKVCTNFTPVLTHSRSNLAQVEVNFPSGYIVDRDSMVDITRRNPVKNVEFHYGYTSMVVYYYSLGPEDNCFMVTAERLFRVAFQRPAYVLVHDSYHNLFRAIKAYEAPQDRCVDCH